CAGGCCCGCGACGATTGAAATCACGCCGGCGGAAGCCAGCAGCCCGGCACCCAGCGCCTGAATCGCCGGGAACGTCAGCATCACGGACCCGACGGCGAGCACCACCACCAGTGCCACGGCGATCCGCCGGGCCAGGATCATCTGCGTCCGCAGCCGCCGCGCCCGCCGGTTATCCGCCACGTCCACGCTGTGCCGGCCCAGCACCACCGCTTCCACGATGAGCAGCACCGCTACGGCCAGCCAGGCGAGGGAACCGATGAGTGCAATCAGCAGGAAATGGTCGACGGCGCCGTGCCAGCTTCCGGCGGAGGCCGTCAGCCCCAGCGCCACCCGGATGCCGATCAGGCACAGGGCCAGCCTCAGCGGCTGGCGTGCCACCCGGGAGGTAGCCTGCAGTTCCGGGCGTTTGCGGTTGAGGCGGAGGACCAGCTTGCGGAGCAGCCAGGACAGGATCAGTCCTGCGGCCACCGCCATCGTCACAGCGAGAAAGGGCATGGCGGGATGAAGTAGGTCTTGCATCCTTTAACGACTATCAAGATGCTGCGGAGGGCTGAAATCGGGAGCGGCGGTGGCGTGTCCGGCCCGTTTCGATGCTTCCCCGCGCTCCAGACGTCGCTGAACGTCGAGTGTGCACGGAACCATCGAAACGGCCAACAACAGCGCCGCATAATCCAGCACCTGCGAGGATGGGCTGCATGCTGCCTTTGAGTCATATTGCGAATGTGCGGAAGACGGTCGACGACGAGTGGCGCTCGCCGGTCGCGGACGCCGTGGGCGAGCGTTGGGGCATTCCCGACGGCAACCTCCGCTTCTGGCGGTCATCCGCGGCCCACGTGTTCGTCCTTCCGCCCGGCGGGGACGCACGCGGCGTGCTGTACGCCCGCTTCGCTCCGACGGACCGGCCCTCCGGGTGGAACCTGGAGCGGGGCGCACGCCTCCATGCCCGGCTTAGCGAGGCAGGTGCCCCGGTGGCCAGCCTGGTCCGATCTCCGTCCGGGCGTGCTGTCGAGCGGGTCAAGACACCTGTCGGTGAGATGGTGGCCTGCGTGCTCCAGCGGGTCGACGGGGAGGAACTGGACCTGGATGAGCTCGACCCGGACCGTGCAACGGCCTGGGGAACGGCGCTTGCCGGGTTTCACCAAAAGGCCGGGGACGCAGCCCAGGAGGTGCTGCCGCCGTCGGACCCTTTTGCACTGCTGGCCGGACATGAGGCGGACGGCGAACTCGCAGAGGCGGCGCGGGTGCTGGGAAAGGTGCCTCGCCAAGAGCCGGCCCCGCTGGTCGTCGGCCACGGGGATTTCGAGCTGGACGACCTGCGCTGGCATGCGCGAAAGCCCACCTGCTTTGACCTGGACGAATCCGGCGTTATGCCCGCAGCTGCCGACGTGGCCTCTGCCGTGCGGGACCTCCTGGGGCCGAGGCCCGGCTCGCCACGGCACCCCGAACTGCTGAGTGCGTTCCTCGATGGCTATCGGAGGACAACAGGCCATTCAATTAGTCCGGAGGACCTCCTGCTGCACCGGGCGGCCTTCGCCGCCCAGCAACTGGCCCAAGCGCCGGCCGTGATGGATGTGGAGCTCGACGGCGGGGGCTGGCTGAGCGGCCTGGCCGCCTCACTGACCCGGCACTACGCGGAACAGCGCGCCATCGTGCTGGCGACTGCGGACGTGATGGGTTAGGCGCTCTCGTCGACCTTCTCCGGAACGGGCCGCGGCTCCAGCCAGACCTGTTCCCGCGGTCCCGGCGGGTACGCGTACTTCTTGCCCGCAAGGGTAATCACCAGGGCGGCCACCACCGGCAGGGCAGCGGCGACGGGGACCAGCAGTGCCCCGCCGGTTACCAGCGCCGCGGAGCCGTAGAGGGCGCCGATGGTGATGCCCAGCTGGATGGTGAGCACTGTGAGGCCGTTGGCCGCCTCCCGGTACTCGCCGCCGGCCCGGAGGATGGCGGACTGGTTGTAGATGCCGATCGCCCCCATACCCGCACCCCAGACCGTCATCAGCACCAGGGCGGCCGGAAGGTTACCCACCGCCAGCGGCAACAGGAACATCGAGACGGCGATGGCCGCCGTCGTGATCAGCAGCGAACGGCGCGGGTGCGAGTCCACGGTGAGGCCTGCCACCCAGATGCCCAGCAGGCCCGAGGCGCCCAGGACGGTGAGGGAGAGGCTGATGGCGTAGTCCGGGAGCCCCGCTTCGCGGACAAACGGCGCGATGTACGTGAACAGCGCGAAGTGGGCAAGGATCAGCAGCGGCCACGCGATGGCCACCGCCTTAACGCCCCGTTCGGCAACCGCACGGCGGAGTGACGGGCGGACGGCGCCGGAAATGCGCTGCACGCGCGGCAGGAGGAAAAACGCCAGGACCGTCAGGAGCAGTCCGAACCCTGCCAGCACCAGGAACGCAGCCCTCCAGCCGAGGAGACCGCCCAGTGCAGTGCCAACCGGTGCGCCGATGGCCAGGCCCAGGCTGTTGCCGCTGAAGACGATCGCCAGGGCCTTGCCCACCTTGTTCGGCGGGACCAGCCTGGTCACAAACGGTGCCATGGTTGTCCACAGCAGCCCATGCGCCAGGCCGCCCACCAGCCGGGCGATCATCGCCGTCGTAAAGTCCGGGGCGAGCCCCACCCACGCATTGCTGGCCGCGAAAGTCAGCACGAGCCCTACCAGCAGGGTGTGCCGGGGTATCCCTGCCAGCAGCCTGGCGGCCGGAATCACCGTCACAACAATGACGGCGGCATAGGCAGCAGCCAGGTAGCCGGCCACCGGCTCGGACACGTTTAGGCCCGCGCTGATCTGCGGCAGCAGCCCCGACGGAAGGAGTTCGGTGGTGATGGCGGTGAAGGCGATGGTAGCCAGGACCACCAGGGCGGCATACGGAAAACGGGCAGGTGCCGGCGCGGAAATCGCGGAAGACATGGGGGAAGGATCCATTCAAGGGGAGGGGTGGAACGCGGCGTTGCTGGCCGGACAAATTCCTCCCTTAAATTTACAGGATCGCGCCCCCTGGAAATGACGCAATTGGTCCTCGGCGAGGGGTCCGCACAGTGGGCAGAGCATTTGCCGGTGTGGGGTCAGCCAGTACGTTGGTACAGGAAGTACAGGACCCGTGCGAGCCGGCCGGGCACCACCACCAAGGGAAGGCGACATGGACGTTTTTGGACTTGCAGTGAAGCTGGTGGTTGCAGCGTGACGGCCCGGTTGCGGGTGTCCCTGCCCGATGAGAATCTGCTGGACGCGCTGGAGCCCATTGACGGCGTCGAGTTCGCTCTTTGGGACCTGACCGGTCCCGCTCCGGAGGGGCGCTTTGACCTTTTGGTACCTGCGTATATGGGCAAGCCGGCCGCGTTGGCCGCATTGGACGGCGTCGAGGTCGGGCTGGTCCAGAGCCAGTCGATCGGGTACGACGGCGTCGCGGACGTTCTGCCCGAAGGTTGCGTTTTCGCCAACGCGGCAGGGGTCCATGAGACGTCGACGGCGGAGCTTGCGTTGGGCATGATGATCGCCAGCCAGCGCGGGATCCCGGATTTCGTCCGGAACCAGGCCGGCGGCACGTGGGACAACACCCAGCGCCCCAGCCTGGCGGACCGGCGCGTACTGCTGGTGGGCTACGGGGGAGTGGGCAAGGCCATCGAGGCACGGCTGCTGCCTTTCGAAGCCCACGTTACGCGTATGGCCAGCCGGGAGCGCAGGGACTCCACCGGAACGATCTACGGGACTGACGCGCTGTACGAGCAACTGCCGCTGCACGAGATCGTGGTGGTCAGCGTTCCCCTCAGCGAGGAGACAGAACAGCTGGTGGATGCCAAGTTCCTGGCCGCAATGCCGGACGGTGCGCTGCTGGTGAACGTTGCCCGTGGTCCGGTTGCTGACACCGAGGCCCTCCTGGCCGAGACCTCCTCGGGCCGGCTCCGCGCTGCCTTGGATGTCACGGACCCGGAACCCCTGCCGGCAGGCCACCCGCTGTGGACCACGCCCGGCGTGCTGATCACTCCGCACGTGGGCGGGGCGAGTTCGGCGATGTTCCCGCGGATGGTGCGGCTGATCAAGAAGCAGATCGGACTGCTGCTTGAGGGCAAAGAGCCGGTGAACATAGTGCTGGGCGGGTCGTCCCGAGACTAAGTCCTGCGGTTAGCCGCCGGCGGTGCGGCAACCTGTTCAGGGGTGGCCCCGGCTCCTAAGCTGAGGCCATGTCCTCTTTTGAAGTCCGCCGCAGCGCGGTCATCCCCGCCCCCGCCGAAGAGATCTTTCCGCTGGTCAACAGCTTCCACGAGTGGACCAGGTGGTCCCCATGGGAGTCCGTGGATCCCGGCATGAGCCGGCGCTACTATGGCCCGGATTCCGGCGTGGGGGCCGGTTATGAATGGAGCGGCAACCGCAAAGCAGGCAGCGGCACCATGGAGATCGTGGAGTCAATTTCACCCAGCTCCATCATGATCACGCTGCAGTTCACCCGGCCCTTCAAGGCCCTGAACCCGACCACCTTCACGTTCACCCCGGTCCAGGGCGGCACGGAGGTCACCTGGCTGATGACCGGCGAGAACAAGGGGGCGGCCAAGGTGTTTGCCCTCTTTATGAATATGGACAAATTGGTGGGCTCCGACTTTGAGCGCGGCCTCAAGTCCCTGGCTTCGGCTGTGTCCGCCAGGAAGAGCTGAGCCTGATGGCGGGCATCGTTGACCACTCCGTCGCCGGCCTGCCCGCCCTGAAGCTGACGCAACGGCGGAAGTCCCGCGCCGCCGTCGTACGTTCCTTAGACAGCGGGTTCGCGCTTTCCGCTGAAGGCGATCAGGAGGGCGCCCCGGAAGGTCAGCCGGCTCCTCCTGCTGACCACGATCACGGCGGCCAGCCCGGTCAGAAGGACCACGATGCCGCCGAAGGCCACGGCCCAGCGCGCCCCGAATTCGCCGGCGATCCAGCCCATCAGGGGCGCACCCACGGCGGTCCCGCCCTGCAGGATGGCCAGGTACAGTGCCAGCACACGGCCGCGGAACTGCGGTTCCACCGAGAGCTGGATGCTGGTGTTGCAGCTGTTCAGGAACGTGATGGAGGCCAGGCCTACAGGGATCAGGACGGCCGCGTAGAGCCAGAACGACGGTGACACGCTGCCCAGCATTGTGAAGGCGCCGAGGCCCAGCGCCCCGCCGAGCAGGAACCGCAGCCGCGGTCCGGCCCTCCGCGCCGCGAGCAGGGCGCCGGCGAGGGTTCCGACGGCCATGATGGAGCCGAGGAGCCCGAACTCGCCCGCCCCTACACCGAACTCGGTGGTGGCCATCAGTGCGTTGGTGATGGGGAAGTTCATGCCGAAGGCACCCAGGATGCCCACCAGGACCATGATCAGCACCAGGTCCGGGCGGCGCCGCACGTAGTTCACGCCCTCGGCCACCTGGTGCTTGCCGCGTCCTGCCTGGGCGGCGGGGGCAAGCTCGGAGGTGCGGATGAGGAACAGGGAGATGATGACGGCGGCGTAGCTGGCCGCGTTGAGCAGGAAAACGGGACCGGTGCCCACCCAGGCGATGAGCACCCCGGCAACGGCGGGGCCGGTAAGCCGGGCGGTGTTGAAGGAGGCGGAGTTCAGGGCGACGGCGTTGGAGATGTTGTCCTGTCCCACCAGTTCGGAGACGAACGCCTGGCGGGCGGGGGCATCTATGGCGCTGGCGATTCCGAGGCAGAGGGCGGCGAGGTAGGCGTGCCAGAGTTGGGCGGAACCGGTGACCACCAGGAGTCCGATGGCCAGTCCGGTCAGGCCCATGGCCAGCTGGGTCCAGAGCAGGATGACGCGTTTCCGGTAGCGGTCCGCGAGCACGCCGCCGTAGGGGCCCAGCAGCAGCATGGGCAGGAACTGCAGTCCCGTGGTGATGCCTACGGCGGCGCCGGAGTAGTTGGTGAGGACGGTCAGGACAAGCCAGTCCTGGGCAATCCGCTGCATCCAGGTGCCGATGTTGGACACCAGGGCGCCGCCGGCCCAGATCCGGTAGTTGCGGTTCTCAAGTGCGCGGAACATGGCACTCACCGGCCGCTCATCTCCTGCATGATGTGGGCGGCGCGGCTGAGGATGAGCCGGTCCTCCTCGCTTAGTCCGGCCACGCGCTGGGCGAGCCATGCGGTCCGCTGGTTGCGCGCTTCGGCCAGGACGTCCTTGCCGGCGTCGGTGATGTCCACCCGGACCTGGCGGCCGTCGTCAGGATGGGCGGACCTGGTGACGAACCCCTGGTCGGCGAGGGCATTCACGATGCGGGTCATGGACGGGGCCTGCACATGCTCGCTTTCGGCGAGGGCACGGAGGGTGCTGGGGCCGTTGCCGTTCAGGAGGGCCAGGACGGTGTACTGCCCGGGAGTGATGACCTCCCCGGTTGCCTCAACGCGGAGCCGGCGGGAGGTGCGCATTACGGCAGTGCGGAGGTCGATGGCCAAGGTGTCGGGCGTGGTGGGGTTGGCCGTCTGGTTCTCTGCTTTGGTGGTGGTCATGGATACGGGTGCGCCTCCTGGCGGTAATACTTAGCGGCGCTAATTAGTCCTGCTAACGATTATGCTCCTGTCCCGGCGGGGCGGCAACCTGTCCTTGTTGTGCGATGTGCGCGAAACTGATGGTCCACAAACGAAAGCAGTTTCCCTTGATTACCCTCCAGCAAGACGCAGACGGCTTCATCCGGATGAACCGGCATTACCCCGCCAGTGTTCGCATCAAGATCGTGTTCACCGACGGCAGTTCCGCTGACTTCCCAGGCCGGGTGCTCAATGACGCCTACGACGCAG
The window above is part of the Pseudarthrobacter sp. NS4 genome. Proteins encoded here:
- a CDS encoding 2-hydroxyacid dehydrogenase, whose translation is MTARLRVSLPDENLLDALEPIDGVEFALWDLTGPAPEGRFDLLVPAYMGKPAALAALDGVEVGLVQSQSIGYDGVADVLPEGCVFANAAGVHETSTAELALGMMIASQRGIPDFVRNQAGGTWDNTQRPSLADRRVLLVGYGGVGKAIEARLLPFEAHVTRMASRERRDSTGTIYGTDALYEQLPLHEIVVVSVPLSEETEQLVDAKFLAAMPDGALLVNVARGPVADTEALLAETSSGRLRAALDVTDPEPLPAGHPLWTTPGVLITPHVGGASSAMFPRMVRLIKKQIGLLLEGKEPVNIVLGGSSRD
- a CDS encoding MFS transporter; translated protein: MSSAISAPAPARFPYAALVVLATIAFTAITTELLPSGLLPQISAGLNVSEPVAGYLAAAYAAVIVVTVIPAARLLAGIPRHTLLVGLVLTFAASNAWVGLAPDFTTAMIARLVGGLAHGLLWTTMAPFVTRLVPPNKVGKALAIVFSGNSLGLAIGAPVGTALGGLLGWRAAFLVLAGFGLLLTVLAFFLLPRVQRISGAVRPSLRRAVAERGVKAVAIAWPLLILAHFALFTYIAPFVREAGLPDYAISLSLTVLGASGLLGIWVAGLTVDSHPRRSLLITTAAIAVSMFLLPLAVGNLPAALVLMTVWGAGMGAIGIYNQSAILRAGGEYREAANGLTVLTIQLGITIGALYGSAALVTGGALLVPVAAALPVVAALVITLAGKKYAYPPGPREQVWLEPRPVPEKVDESA
- a CDS encoding MFS transporter; amino-acid sequence: MSAMFRALENRNYRIWAGGALVSNIGTWMQRIAQDWLVLTVLTNYSGAAVGITTGLQFLPMLLLGPYGGVLADRYRKRVILLWTQLAMGLTGLAIGLLVVTGSAQLWHAYLAALCLGIASAIDAPARQAFVSELVGQDNISNAVALNSASFNTARLTGPAVAGVLIAWVGTGPVFLLNAASYAAVIISLFLIRTSELAPAAQAGRGKHQVAEGVNYVRRRPDLVLIMVLVGILGAFGMNFPITNALMATTEFGVGAGEFGLLGSIMAVGTLAGALLAARRAGPRLRFLLGGALGLGAFTMLGSVSPSFWLYAAVLIPVGLASITFLNSCNTSIQLSVEPQFRGRVLALYLAILQGGTAVGAPLMGWIAGEFGARWAVAFGGIVVLLTGLAAVIVVSRRSRLTFRGALLIAFSGKREPAV
- a CDS encoding MarR family winged helix-turn-helix transcriptional regulator, producing MTTTKAENQTANPTTPDTLAIDLRTAVMRTSRRLRVEATGEVITPGQYTVLALLNGNGPSTLRALAESEHVQAPSMTRIVNALADQGFVTRSAHPDDGRQVRVDITDAGKDVLAEARNQRTAWLAQRVAGLSEEDRLILSRAAHIMQEMSGR
- a CDS encoding phosphotransferase enzyme family protein, with product MLPLSHIANVRKTVDDEWRSPVADAVGERWGIPDGNLRFWRSSAAHVFVLPPGGDARGVLYARFAPTDRPSGWNLERGARLHARLSEAGAPVASLVRSPSGRAVERVKTPVGEMVACVLQRVDGEELDLDELDPDRATAWGTALAGFHQKAGDAAQEVLPPSDPFALLAGHEADGELAEAARVLGKVPRQEPAPLVVGHGDFELDDLRWHARKPTCFDLDESGVMPAAADVASAVRDLLGPRPGSPRHPELLSAFLDGYRRTTGHSISPEDLLLHRAAFAAQQLAQAPAVMDVELDGGGWLSGLAASLTRHYAEQRAIVLATADVMG
- a CDS encoding SRPBCC family protein gives rise to the protein MSSFEVRRSAVIPAPAEEIFPLVNSFHEWTRWSPWESVDPGMSRRYYGPDSGVGAGYEWSGNRKAGSGTMEIVESISPSSIMITLQFTRPFKALNPTTFTFTPVQGGTEVTWLMTGENKGAAKVFALFMNMDKLVGSDFERGLKSLASAVSARKS